In Syngnathus scovelli strain Florida chromosome 10, RoL_Ssco_1.2, whole genome shotgun sequence, the following are encoded in one genomic region:
- the gtpbp3 gene encoding tRNA modification GTPase GTPBP3, mitochondrial isoform X2, with product MLLSSVHHGVRTVPVIFKTRRWTPLLRHLSSFDGVPPTETIFALSSGHGKCGVAVVRISGPASSTALRCMAGLTRNLPVPRSALLRSITHPQSKEVLDRGLVLWFPAPHSFTGEDSVEFHIHGGPAVTAAVLQALGSVPGMRPAESGEFTRRAFQAGKLGLTEVEGLGDLIHAETEAQRRQALRQMSGELGHLYQGWSQNMKRCLAHVEAFIDFSEDELIEDGVLTRVDGMVQDLQSEVVRHLRDQRRGERLRSGVQVVIAGATNAGKSSLLNTLCQRPAAIVSPIAGTTRDVVETALDIGGFPLVLSDTAGLRDTRDLVEKEGVRRARERVAQADLTLVVVDSSLLPTDVKQAPDFLQDHLRNVLLDQEQIHADLPSDRFLVVLNKADLLPEQQRQMLKVNFGCISGLPHVCVISCHTNEGLQDFLATLHSRVKTLCGDPLSGAPTLTQARHRSHLQQCVAALDQYQRYRDLDLALAAEGIRLALTSLGRITGKVGPEEILDIIFKDFCIGK from the exons ATGCTCCTATCGTCTGTCCATCACGGAGTCAGGACAGTTCCAGTCATCTTTAAGACAAG gAGATGGACTCCACTCTTAAGGCACCTGAGCTCCTTTGATGGAGTACCCCCTACTGAAACTATCTTTGCATTATCATCAGGCCATGGTAAGTGCGGTGTTGCTGTGGTCCGGATCAGTGGACCCGCATCTTCAACAGCCCTCAGGTGTATGGCGGGGCTGACACGCAACCTGCCTGTTCCTCGGAGCGCATTGTTAAGGAGCATCACACATCCTCAGTCAAAAGAGGTGCTGGACCGTGGGCTTGTCCTTTGGTTCCCAG CTCCTCATAGTTTCACAGGAGAGGACAGTGTTGAGTTTCACATCCATGGAGGTCCAGCTGTTACCGCTGCTGTCCTTCAGGCTCTAG GAAGTGTGCCTGGCATGAGGCCCGCTGAGTCTGGGGAGTTCACGCGAAGAGCCTTTCAAGCAGGGAAACTTGGGCTGACGGAG GTAGAGGGACTCGGGGATCTGATCCATGCCGAGACTGAGGCCCAGAGGAGACAGGCGCTAAGGCAAATGTCAGGAGAACTTGGCCATCTCTATCAGGGCTGGAGTCAAAACATGAAACGG TGTCTTGCCCATGTGGAGGCCTTCATAGACTTCAGTGAAGATGAGCTTATTGAGGATGGCGTCTTAACCAGAG TGGATGGAATGGTGCAGGATTTGCAAAGCGAGGTAGTGCGACACCTGAGGGACCAGAGGAGGGGCGAGCGGCTACGAAGCGGGGTGCAGGTGGTCATCGCGGGAGCCACCAATGCGGGGAAAAGTAGCCTCCTCAACACACTCT GCCAGAGACCTGCAGCCATTGTGTCCCCCATTGCCGGAACCACCAGAGATGTGGTGGAGACGGCTCTGGACATTGGTGGCTTTCCTCTTGTCTTGAGCGACACAGCGGGCCTCAGAGATACTCGGGACCTGGTGGAGAAAGAGGGCGTCCGTCGAGCTCGTGAACG AGTTGCGCAAGCAGATTTGACTCTGGTGGTTGTGGACTCTTCACTTCTCCCTACTGATGTCAAGCAAGCGCCAGACTTTCTTCAGGACCACCTCAGAAATGTCCTGCTCGATCAGGAGCAGATCCACGCAG aTTTACCATCTGACAGATTCCTTGTGGTCCTGAACAAGGCAGACTTGCTGCCTGAGCAACAGCGCCAAATGCTGAAAGTGAACTTTGGATGCATCTCTGGCCTTCCTCATGTTTGTGTGATATCCTGTCACACTAATGAGGGACTTCAAGACTTCCTCGCAACACTGCACAGCAGAGTGAAGACTTT GTGTGGCGACCCTCTGTCTGGTGCCCCTACCCTGACCCAAGCACGCCACAGATCCCACCTGCAGCAATGTGTGGCCGCCCTGGATCAGTACCAGCGATACCGTGACCTCGACCTGGCTCTGGCAGCGGAGGGCATTCGCTTGGCTCTCACCAGCCTGGGCCGGATCACCGGAAAAGTTGGACCCGAGGAGATACTGGATATTATTTTCAAAGACTTTTGCATTGGCAAATAG
- the gtpbp3 gene encoding tRNA modification GTPase GTPBP3, mitochondrial isoform X4, with translation MAGLTRNLPVPRSALLRSITHPQSKEVLDRGLVLWFPAPHSFTGEDSVEFHIHGGPAVTAAVLQALGSVPGMRPAESGEFTRRAFQAGKLGLTEVEGLGDLIHAETEAQRRQALRQMSGELGHLYQGWSQNMKRCLAHVEAFIDFSEDELIEDGVLTRVDGMVQDLQSEVVRHLRDQRRGERLRSGVQVVIAGATNAGKSSLLNTLCQRPAAIVSPIAGTTRDVVETALDIGGFPLVLSDTAGLRDTRDLVEKEGVRRARERVAQADLTLVVVDSSLLPTDVKQAPDFLQDHLRNVLLDQEQIHADLPSDRFLVVLNKADLLPEQQRQMLKVNFGCISGLPHVCVISCHTNEGLQDFLATLHSRVKTLCGDPLSGAPTLTQARHRSHLQQCVAALDQYQRYRDLDLALAAEGIRLALTSLGRITGKVGPEEILDIIFKDFCIGK, from the exons ATGGCGGGGCTGACACGCAACCTGCCTGTTCCTCGGAGCGCATTGTTAAGGAGCATCACACATCCTCAGTCAAAAGAGGTGCTGGACCGTGGGCTTGTCCTTTGGTTCCCAG CTCCTCATAGTTTCACAGGAGAGGACAGTGTTGAGTTTCACATCCATGGAGGTCCAGCTGTTACCGCTGCTGTCCTTCAGGCTCTAG GAAGTGTGCCTGGCATGAGGCCCGCTGAGTCTGGGGAGTTCACGCGAAGAGCCTTTCAAGCAGGGAAACTTGGGCTGACGGAGGTAG AGGGACTCGGGGATCTGATCCATGCCGAGACTGAGGCCCAGAGGAGACAGGCGCTAAGGCAAATGTCAGGAGAACTTGGCCATCTCTATCAGGGCTGGAGTCAAAACATGAAACGG TGTCTTGCCCATGTGGAGGCCTTCATAGACTTCAGTGAAGATGAGCTTATTGAGGATGGCGTCTTAACCAGAG TGGATGGAATGGTGCAGGATTTGCAAAGCGAGGTAGTGCGACACCTGAGGGACCAGAGGAGGGGCGAGCGGCTACGAAGCGGGGTGCAGGTGGTCATCGCGGGAGCCACCAATGCGGGGAAAAGTAGCCTCCTCAACACACTCT GCCAGAGACCTGCAGCCATTGTGTCCCCCATTGCCGGAACCACCAGAGATGTGGTGGAGACGGCTCTGGACATTGGTGGCTTTCCTCTTGTCTTGAGCGACACAGCGGGCCTCAGAGATACTCGGGACCTGGTGGAGAAAGAGGGCGTCCGTCGAGCTCGTGAACG AGTTGCGCAAGCAGATTTGACTCTGGTGGTTGTGGACTCTTCACTTCTCCCTACTGATGTCAAGCAAGCGCCAGACTTTCTTCAGGACCACCTCAGAAATGTCCTGCTCGATCAGGAGCAGATCCACGCAG aTTTACCATCTGACAGATTCCTTGTGGTCCTGAACAAGGCAGACTTGCTGCCTGAGCAACAGCGCCAAATGCTGAAAGTGAACTTTGGATGCATCTCTGGCCTTCCTCATGTTTGTGTGATATCCTGTCACACTAATGAGGGACTTCAAGACTTCCTCGCAACACTGCACAGCAGAGTGAAGACTTT GTGTGGCGACCCTCTGTCTGGTGCCCCTACCCTGACCCAAGCACGCCACAGATCCCACCTGCAGCAATGTGTGGCCGCCCTGGATCAGTACCAGCGATACCGTGACCTCGACCTGGCTCTGGCAGCGGAGGGCATTCGCTTGGCTCTCACCAGCCTGGGCCGGATCACCGGAAAAGTTGGACCCGAGGAGATACTGGATATTATTTTCAAAGACTTTTGCATTGGCAAATAG
- the gtpbp3 gene encoding tRNA modification GTPase GTPBP3, mitochondrial isoform X1, which translates to MLLSSVHHGVRTVPVIFKTRRWTPLLRHLSSFDGVPPTETIFALSSGHGKCGVAVVRISGPASSTALRCMAGLTRNLPVPRSALLRSITHPQSKEVLDRGLVLWFPAPHSFTGEDSVEFHIHGGPAVTAAVLQALGSVPGMRPAESGEFTRRAFQAGKLGLTEVEGLGDLIHAETEAQRRQALRQMSGELGHLYQGWSQNMKRCLAHVEAFIDFSEDELIEDGVLTRVDGMVQDLQSEVVRHLRDQRRGERLRSGVQVVIAGATNAGKSSLLNTLCQRPAAIVSPIAGTTRDVVETALDIGGFPLVLSDTAGLRDTRDLVEKEGVRRARERVAQADLTLVVVDSSLLPTDVKQAPDFLQDHLRNVLLDQEQIHADLPSDRFLVVLNKADLLPEQQRQMLKVNFGCISGLPHVCVISCHTNEGLQDFLATLHSRVKTLCGDPLSGAPTLTQARHRSHLQQCVAALDQYQRYRDLDLALAAEGIRLALTSLGRITGKVGPEEILDIIFKDFCIGK; encoded by the exons ATGCTCCTATCGTCTGTCCATCACGGAGTCAGGACAGTTCCAGTCATCTTTAAGACAAG gAGATGGACTCCACTCTTAAGGCACCTGAGCTCCTTTGATGGAGTACCCCCTACTGAAACTATCTTTGCATTATCATCAGGCCATGGTAAGTGCGGTGTTGCTGTGGTCCGGATCAGTGGACCCGCATCTTCAACAGCCCTCAGGTGTATGGCGGGGCTGACACGCAACCTGCCTGTTCCTCGGAGCGCATTGTTAAGGAGCATCACACATCCTCAGTCAAAAGAGGTGCTGGACCGTGGGCTTGTCCTTTGGTTCCCAG CTCCTCATAGTTTCACAGGAGAGGACAGTGTTGAGTTTCACATCCATGGAGGTCCAGCTGTTACCGCTGCTGTCCTTCAGGCTCTAG GAAGTGTGCCTGGCATGAGGCCCGCTGAGTCTGGGGAGTTCACGCGAAGAGCCTTTCAAGCAGGGAAACTTGGGCTGACGGAGGTAG AGGGACTCGGGGATCTGATCCATGCCGAGACTGAGGCCCAGAGGAGACAGGCGCTAAGGCAAATGTCAGGAGAACTTGGCCATCTCTATCAGGGCTGGAGTCAAAACATGAAACGG TGTCTTGCCCATGTGGAGGCCTTCATAGACTTCAGTGAAGATGAGCTTATTGAGGATGGCGTCTTAACCAGAG TGGATGGAATGGTGCAGGATTTGCAAAGCGAGGTAGTGCGACACCTGAGGGACCAGAGGAGGGGCGAGCGGCTACGAAGCGGGGTGCAGGTGGTCATCGCGGGAGCCACCAATGCGGGGAAAAGTAGCCTCCTCAACACACTCT GCCAGAGACCTGCAGCCATTGTGTCCCCCATTGCCGGAACCACCAGAGATGTGGTGGAGACGGCTCTGGACATTGGTGGCTTTCCTCTTGTCTTGAGCGACACAGCGGGCCTCAGAGATACTCGGGACCTGGTGGAGAAAGAGGGCGTCCGTCGAGCTCGTGAACG AGTTGCGCAAGCAGATTTGACTCTGGTGGTTGTGGACTCTTCACTTCTCCCTACTGATGTCAAGCAAGCGCCAGACTTTCTTCAGGACCACCTCAGAAATGTCCTGCTCGATCAGGAGCAGATCCACGCAG aTTTACCATCTGACAGATTCCTTGTGGTCCTGAACAAGGCAGACTTGCTGCCTGAGCAACAGCGCCAAATGCTGAAAGTGAACTTTGGATGCATCTCTGGCCTTCCTCATGTTTGTGTGATATCCTGTCACACTAATGAGGGACTTCAAGACTTCCTCGCAACACTGCACAGCAGAGTGAAGACTTT GTGTGGCGACCCTCTGTCTGGTGCCCCTACCCTGACCCAAGCACGCCACAGATCCCACCTGCAGCAATGTGTGGCCGCCCTGGATCAGTACCAGCGATACCGTGACCTCGACCTGGCTCTGGCAGCGGAGGGCATTCGCTTGGCTCTCACCAGCCTGGGCCGGATCACCGGAAAAGTTGGACCCGAGGAGATACTGGATATTATTTTCAAAGACTTTTGCATTGGCAAATAG
- the gtpbp3 gene encoding tRNA modification GTPase GTPBP3, mitochondrial isoform X3: MRNMTETMQSDKVILPGHGKCGVAVVRISGPASSTALRCMAGLTRNLPVPRSALLRSITHPQSKEVLDRGLVLWFPAPHSFTGEDSVEFHIHGGPAVTAAVLQALGSVPGMRPAESGEFTRRAFQAGKLGLTEVEGLGDLIHAETEAQRRQALRQMSGELGHLYQGWSQNMKRCLAHVEAFIDFSEDELIEDGVLTRVDGMVQDLQSEVVRHLRDQRRGERLRSGVQVVIAGATNAGKSSLLNTLCQRPAAIVSPIAGTTRDVVETALDIGGFPLVLSDTAGLRDTRDLVEKEGVRRARERVAQADLTLVVVDSSLLPTDVKQAPDFLQDHLRNVLLDQEQIHADLPSDRFLVVLNKADLLPEQQRQMLKVNFGCISGLPHVCVISCHTNEGLQDFLATLHSRVKTLCGDPLSGAPTLTQARHRSHLQQCVAALDQYQRYRDLDLALAAEGIRLALTSLGRITGKVGPEEILDIIFKDFCIGK; the protein is encoded by the exons GCCATGGTAAGTGCGGTGTTGCTGTGGTCCGGATCAGTGGACCCGCATCTTCAACAGCCCTCAGGTGTATGGCGGGGCTGACACGCAACCTGCCTGTTCCTCGGAGCGCATTGTTAAGGAGCATCACACATCCTCAGTCAAAAGAGGTGCTGGACCGTGGGCTTGTCCTTTGGTTCCCAG CTCCTCATAGTTTCACAGGAGAGGACAGTGTTGAGTTTCACATCCATGGAGGTCCAGCTGTTACCGCTGCTGTCCTTCAGGCTCTAG GAAGTGTGCCTGGCATGAGGCCCGCTGAGTCTGGGGAGTTCACGCGAAGAGCCTTTCAAGCAGGGAAACTTGGGCTGACGGAGGTAG AGGGACTCGGGGATCTGATCCATGCCGAGACTGAGGCCCAGAGGAGACAGGCGCTAAGGCAAATGTCAGGAGAACTTGGCCATCTCTATCAGGGCTGGAGTCAAAACATGAAACGG TGTCTTGCCCATGTGGAGGCCTTCATAGACTTCAGTGAAGATGAGCTTATTGAGGATGGCGTCTTAACCAGAG TGGATGGAATGGTGCAGGATTTGCAAAGCGAGGTAGTGCGACACCTGAGGGACCAGAGGAGGGGCGAGCGGCTACGAAGCGGGGTGCAGGTGGTCATCGCGGGAGCCACCAATGCGGGGAAAAGTAGCCTCCTCAACACACTCT GCCAGAGACCTGCAGCCATTGTGTCCCCCATTGCCGGAACCACCAGAGATGTGGTGGAGACGGCTCTGGACATTGGTGGCTTTCCTCTTGTCTTGAGCGACACAGCGGGCCTCAGAGATACTCGGGACCTGGTGGAGAAAGAGGGCGTCCGTCGAGCTCGTGAACG AGTTGCGCAAGCAGATTTGACTCTGGTGGTTGTGGACTCTTCACTTCTCCCTACTGATGTCAAGCAAGCGCCAGACTTTCTTCAGGACCACCTCAGAAATGTCCTGCTCGATCAGGAGCAGATCCACGCAG aTTTACCATCTGACAGATTCCTTGTGGTCCTGAACAAGGCAGACTTGCTGCCTGAGCAACAGCGCCAAATGCTGAAAGTGAACTTTGGATGCATCTCTGGCCTTCCTCATGTTTGTGTGATATCCTGTCACACTAATGAGGGACTTCAAGACTTCCTCGCAACACTGCACAGCAGAGTGAAGACTTT GTGTGGCGACCCTCTGTCTGGTGCCCCTACCCTGACCCAAGCACGCCACAGATCCCACCTGCAGCAATGTGTGGCCGCCCTGGATCAGTACCAGCGATACCGTGACCTCGACCTGGCTCTGGCAGCGGAGGGCATTCGCTTGGCTCTCACCAGCCTGGGCCGGATCACCGGAAAAGTTGGACCCGAGGAGATACTGGATATTATTTTCAAAGACTTTTGCATTGGCAAATAG